In a genomic window of Larus michahellis chromosome 3, bLarMic1.1, whole genome shotgun sequence:
- the KAT14 gene encoding cysteine-rich protein 2-binding protein isoform X1 → MQTPSRMANNVHMSGLLSRHDDEATRTSTSEGLEEGEVEGETLLIVESEDQASVDLSHDQSGDSLNSDEGDASWMEEMSYYCEKCQKWIPASQLREQLSYLKGDNFFRFTCCDCSEDGKEQFERLRLTWQQVVMLAMYNLSLEGTGRQGYFRWKEDICAFIEKHWTFLLGNRKKTSTWWSTVAGCLSVGSPLFFRSGAQEFGEPGWWKLVHNKPPTMKPEGEKLSASALKAKAASKPPLDPIITVEGLRKRVSRNPVESAMELKEKRSRTQEAKDIRRAQKEAAGFLDRSTSSTPVKFSSRGRRPDIVLEKGEVIDFSSLSSSDRTPLTSPSPSPSLDFSAPGTPASHSATPSLLSEADLIPDVMPPQALFHDDEEMEGDGVIDPGIEYVPPPSGTAGAGTVIASRKKVKTAEQIKQEVESEEEKTERMEGDSEDPEESNASLQVRGRDKRKPQLEKDAKPRAPKHTSVSIYEEKLLLKRLEACPNAMSMTPEARRLRRKLIVRQAKRERGLPLFDLDQVVNAALLLVDGIYGAKEGGVSRSPVGQATYRTTSQDFRILDRYQTMLPAMKGYRQQTTKFLYRLVGSEDLLTDHSIVSPYTSRVLKPYIRRDYETKPPKLRLLAEIRAYPHRNDLNWKAEPEAPIDYCYVRPNHIPTINSMCHEFFWPGIDLSECLQYPDFSVVVLYKKVIIAFGFMVPDVKYNEAYISFLLVHPEWRRAGIATFMIYHLIQTCMGKDVTLHVSASNPAMLLYQKFGFKTEEYILDFYDKYYPLDSKECKHAFFLRLRR, encoded by the exons ATGCAAACACCATCTAGGATGGCTAACAACGTTCACATGAGTGGGCTGCTAAGCCGCCATGATGATGAAGCCACCAGGACCTCCACCTCAGAGGGCTTGGAGGAGGGTGAGGTGGAGGGGGAGACCCTCCTGATTGTAGAGTCTGAGGACCAGGCTTCGGTGGATTTATCTCATGACCAGAGTGGGGACTCTCTGAACAGTGATGAAGGTGACGCATCCTGGATGGAGGAGATGTCCTATTACTGCGAGAAGTGCCAGAAGTGGATTCCAGCAA GTCAACTGAGAGAACAGCTCAGCTACCTCAAAGGAGACAACTTTTTCAGATTTACTTGCTGTGATTGCTCAGAAGATGGGAAGGAGCAATTTGAACGGCTGAGATTAACGTGGCAGCAA GTTGTCATGCTGGCAATGTACAATTTGTCTCTGGAAGGAACAGGCCGTCAGGGGTACTTCAGGTGGAAAGAAgatatttgtgcttttattgaGAAACACTGGACTTTCTTATTAGGGAACAG GAAAAAGACTTCAACATGGTGGAGCACAGTCGCTGGCTGTCTCTCAGTGGGGAGCCCCTTGTTTTTCCGCTCAGGGGCACAGGAATTTGGAGAACCGGGGTGGTGGAAACTGGTTCATAATAAACCCCCAACCATGAAACCTGAAGGAGAGAAGTTGTCTGCATCTGCACTAAAGGCAAAAG CAGCTTCAAAGCCACCTCTGGATCCTATCATTACTGTGGAAGGACTCAGGAAGCGGGTAAGCCGCAATCCAGTCGAATCGGCCATGGAGCTGAAGGAGAAGAGATCTCGCACTCAGGAAGCCAAGGATATTCGGAGAGCCCAGAAGGAGGCAGCCGGCTTCCTAGACCGGAGTACATCCTCCACTCCCGTTAAATTCAGCAGTCGAGGCCGTCGTCCCGATATTGTCCTTGAGAAAGGAGAGGTGATTGACTTCTCCTCCTTGAGCTCTTCAGATCGCACTCCTCTGACaagcccttctccttccccatctctggACTTCTCTGCTCCTGGCACTCCAGCCTCGCATTCAGCTACTCCCAGCCTTCTCTCAGAAGCAGATCTCATCCCAGATGTCATGCCACCACAGGCTCTGTTTCATG ATGATGAGGAGATGGAAGGAGATGGAGTCATAGACCCAGGAATAGAGTACGTGCCCCCTCCCAGTGGGACAGCTGGTGCTGGCACTGTGATagcaagtagaaaaaaagtgaagacagCTGAGCAGATCAAGCAAGAGGTGgagagtgaagaagaaaaaacagaaaggatgGAAGGTGACAGTGAAGATCCTGAAGAGTCAAATGCATCGCTGCAGGTGAGGGGACGAGACAAGAGGAAGCCACAGCTGGAGAAGGATGCTAAACCCAGAGCTCCCAAGCATACCTCTGTTAGCATCTATgaggaaaagctgctgctgaagagactGGAAGCCTGTCCTAACGCCATGAGCATGACCCCAGAGGCCCGGAGACTGAGACGCAAACTGATAGTCAGGCAGGCCAAGAGGGAAAGAGGACTGCCGCTCTTTGACTTGGACCAAGTTGTGAACGCTGCGCTGCTCTTGGTCGATGGGATTTACGGAGCCAAAGAAGGAGGTGTTTCCAGGTCCCCAGTAGGGCAAGCAACGTACAGAACTACTAGCCAGGATTTCAGGATCTTGGACAGATACCAG ACAATGCTGCCTGCCATGAAGGGATATCGACAGCAGACAACAAAGTTTCTGTATCGACTGGTAGGCTCAGAAGACCTGCTGACAGACCACAGTATTGTCAGTCCTTACACATCCCGTGTCCTGAAACCGTACATCAG GCGCGATTATGAGACAAAGCCCCCAAAACTCAGGCTGCTGGCAGAAATCCGGGCGTATCCACACAGGAATGATCTCAACTGGAAGGCTGAGCCAGAAGCACCCATTGATTACTGCTACGTTCGCCCTAATCACATCCCCACTATAAACTCCATGTGCCACGAATTCTTCTGGCCTG GAATTGATTTGTCAGAATGCCTGCAATATCCAGACTTCAGCGTCGTCGTCCTTTACAAGAAAGTTATCATTGCCTTTGGCTTTATGGTGCCAGATGTGAAATACAATGAAGCTTACATCTCTTTTCTGTTAGTTCACCCTGAGTGGAGAAGAGCTGGGATTGCAACCTTCATGATTTACCATCTTATCCAG ACCTGCATGGGCAAAGACGTAACCCTTCACGTCTCTGCAAGCAACCCTGCTATGCTGCTCTACCAAAAATTTGGATTTAAGACTGAAGAATACATTTTGGATTTTTATGACAAATACTATCCCTTGGACAGCAAGGAGTGCAAGCATGCGTTCTTTCTCAGGCTGCGGCGCTGA
- the BIRC5 gene encoding baculoviral IAP repeat-containing protein 5 — protein MAAEAETAVPLPEEWRLYFVLTRANTFRSWPFTEGCACTPEQMAAAGFLHCPSENSPDVAQCFFCLKELEGWEPDDDPLKEHKKHSVHCALLSLQKVPTNLTLQEFLKLDRERMKNVLKKEIAQKVTEVEDIAKSVRRAIENLGS, from the exons ATGGCGGCCGAGGCGGAGACGGCGGTGCCGCTGCCCGAGGAATGGCGGCTCTACTTCGTCCTCACCCGCGCCAACACCTTCCGCAGCTGGCCCTTCACCGAGGGCTGCGCCTGCACGCCCGAGCAG ATGGCGGCGGCGGGTTTCCTGCACTGCCCCAGCGAGAACAGCCCCGACGTGGCGCAGTGCTTCTTCTGCCTCAAGGAGCTGGAGGGATGGGAGCCCGACGACGACCCCCT gaagGAACACAAGAAGCACTCTGTGCACTGTGCTTTACTCTCCCTTCAGAAAGTCCCCACTAACCTGACACTGCAGGAGTTCCTGAAGCTGGACAGGGAACGAATGAAAAATGTACTG aaaaaagaaattgctcaGAAGGTGACCGAGGTTGAAGATATAGCTAAGAGCGTGCGCCGTGCAATAGAGAATCTGGGCTCCTAG
- the PET117 gene encoding protein PET117 homolog, mitochondrial produces MSRSSRAVLALSALLSAATVAAVHLQQRRERERLHSGVLRDLERQNQKKENIRLLEEQIALTKQLMEERDKALMEKGSQQS; encoded by the exons ATGTCGCGGAGCTCCCGGGCGGTGCTGGCCCTCTCCGCGCTGCTCTCCGCCGCCACCGTGGCGGCCGTGCACCTCCAgcagcggcgggagcgggag AGGCTGCACAGCGGAGTTCTCAGAGATCTCGAGCGtcaaaatcagaaaaaggagAATATTCGCCTACTAGAAGAGCAGATTGCTTTAACAAAGCAGCTTATGGAAGAAAGAGACAAGGCGCTAATGGAAAAAGGGTCCCAGCAGTCCTAG
- the KAT14 gene encoding cysteine-rich protein 2-binding protein isoform X2, translating into MQTPSRMANNVHMSGLLSRHDDEATRTSTSEGLEEGEVEGETLLIVESEDQASVDLSHDQSGDSLNSDEGDASWMEEMSYYCEKCQKWIPASQLREQLSYLKGDNFFRFTCCDCSEDGKEQFERLRLTWQQVVMLAMYNLSLEGTGRQGYFRWKEDICAFIEKHWTFLLGNRKKTSTWWSTVAGCLSVGSPLFFRSGAQEFGEPGWWKLVHNKPPTMKPEGEKLSASALKAKASKPPLDPIITVEGLRKRVSRNPVESAMELKEKRSRTQEAKDIRRAQKEAAGFLDRSTSSTPVKFSSRGRRPDIVLEKGEVIDFSSLSSSDRTPLTSPSPSPSLDFSAPGTPASHSATPSLLSEADLIPDVMPPQALFHDDEEMEGDGVIDPGIEYVPPPSGTAGAGTVIASRKKVKTAEQIKQEVESEEEKTERMEGDSEDPEESNASLQVRGRDKRKPQLEKDAKPRAPKHTSVSIYEEKLLLKRLEACPNAMSMTPEARRLRRKLIVRQAKRERGLPLFDLDQVVNAALLLVDGIYGAKEGGVSRSPVGQATYRTTSQDFRILDRYQTMLPAMKGYRQQTTKFLYRLVGSEDLLTDHSIVSPYTSRVLKPYIRRDYETKPPKLRLLAEIRAYPHRNDLNWKAEPEAPIDYCYVRPNHIPTINSMCHEFFWPGIDLSECLQYPDFSVVVLYKKVIIAFGFMVPDVKYNEAYISFLLVHPEWRRAGIATFMIYHLIQTCMGKDVTLHVSASNPAMLLYQKFGFKTEEYILDFYDKYYPLDSKECKHAFFLRLRR; encoded by the exons ATGCAAACACCATCTAGGATGGCTAACAACGTTCACATGAGTGGGCTGCTAAGCCGCCATGATGATGAAGCCACCAGGACCTCCACCTCAGAGGGCTTGGAGGAGGGTGAGGTGGAGGGGGAGACCCTCCTGATTGTAGAGTCTGAGGACCAGGCTTCGGTGGATTTATCTCATGACCAGAGTGGGGACTCTCTGAACAGTGATGAAGGTGACGCATCCTGGATGGAGGAGATGTCCTATTACTGCGAGAAGTGCCAGAAGTGGATTCCAGCAA GTCAACTGAGAGAACAGCTCAGCTACCTCAAAGGAGACAACTTTTTCAGATTTACTTGCTGTGATTGCTCAGAAGATGGGAAGGAGCAATTTGAACGGCTGAGATTAACGTGGCAGCAA GTTGTCATGCTGGCAATGTACAATTTGTCTCTGGAAGGAACAGGCCGTCAGGGGTACTTCAGGTGGAAAGAAgatatttgtgcttttattgaGAAACACTGGACTTTCTTATTAGGGAACAG GAAAAAGACTTCAACATGGTGGAGCACAGTCGCTGGCTGTCTCTCAGTGGGGAGCCCCTTGTTTTTCCGCTCAGGGGCACAGGAATTTGGAGAACCGGGGTGGTGGAAACTGGTTCATAATAAACCCCCAACCATGAAACCTGAAGGAGAGAAGTTGTCTGCATCTGCACTAAAGGCAAAAG CTTCAAAGCCACCTCTGGATCCTATCATTACTGTGGAAGGACTCAGGAAGCGGGTAAGCCGCAATCCAGTCGAATCGGCCATGGAGCTGAAGGAGAAGAGATCTCGCACTCAGGAAGCCAAGGATATTCGGAGAGCCCAGAAGGAGGCAGCCGGCTTCCTAGACCGGAGTACATCCTCCACTCCCGTTAAATTCAGCAGTCGAGGCCGTCGTCCCGATATTGTCCTTGAGAAAGGAGAGGTGATTGACTTCTCCTCCTTGAGCTCTTCAGATCGCACTCCTCTGACaagcccttctccttccccatctctggACTTCTCTGCTCCTGGCACTCCAGCCTCGCATTCAGCTACTCCCAGCCTTCTCTCAGAAGCAGATCTCATCCCAGATGTCATGCCACCACAGGCTCTGTTTCATG ATGATGAGGAGATGGAAGGAGATGGAGTCATAGACCCAGGAATAGAGTACGTGCCCCCTCCCAGTGGGACAGCTGGTGCTGGCACTGTGATagcaagtagaaaaaaagtgaagacagCTGAGCAGATCAAGCAAGAGGTGgagagtgaagaagaaaaaacagaaaggatgGAAGGTGACAGTGAAGATCCTGAAGAGTCAAATGCATCGCTGCAGGTGAGGGGACGAGACAAGAGGAAGCCACAGCTGGAGAAGGATGCTAAACCCAGAGCTCCCAAGCATACCTCTGTTAGCATCTATgaggaaaagctgctgctgaagagactGGAAGCCTGTCCTAACGCCATGAGCATGACCCCAGAGGCCCGGAGACTGAGACGCAAACTGATAGTCAGGCAGGCCAAGAGGGAAAGAGGACTGCCGCTCTTTGACTTGGACCAAGTTGTGAACGCTGCGCTGCTCTTGGTCGATGGGATTTACGGAGCCAAAGAAGGAGGTGTTTCCAGGTCCCCAGTAGGGCAAGCAACGTACAGAACTACTAGCCAGGATTTCAGGATCTTGGACAGATACCAG ACAATGCTGCCTGCCATGAAGGGATATCGACAGCAGACAACAAAGTTTCTGTATCGACTGGTAGGCTCAGAAGACCTGCTGACAGACCACAGTATTGTCAGTCCTTACACATCCCGTGTCCTGAAACCGTACATCAG GCGCGATTATGAGACAAAGCCCCCAAAACTCAGGCTGCTGGCAGAAATCCGGGCGTATCCACACAGGAATGATCTCAACTGGAAGGCTGAGCCAGAAGCACCCATTGATTACTGCTACGTTCGCCCTAATCACATCCCCACTATAAACTCCATGTGCCACGAATTCTTCTGGCCTG GAATTGATTTGTCAGAATGCCTGCAATATCCAGACTTCAGCGTCGTCGTCCTTTACAAGAAAGTTATCATTGCCTTTGGCTTTATGGTGCCAGATGTGAAATACAATGAAGCTTACATCTCTTTTCTGTTAGTTCACCCTGAGTGGAGAAGAGCTGGGATTGCAACCTTCATGATTTACCATCTTATCCAG ACCTGCATGGGCAAAGACGTAACCCTTCACGTCTCTGCAAGCAACCCTGCTATGCTGCTCTACCAAAAATTTGGATTTAAGACTGAAGAATACATTTTGGATTTTTATGACAAATACTATCCCTTGGACAGCAAGGAGTGCAAGCATGCGTTCTTTCTCAGGCTGCGGCGCTGA